A stretch of Myxococcus hansupus DNA encodes these proteins:
- a CDS encoding sigma-54-dependent transcriptional regulator — protein sequence MAAVGLAYLQRWGREDSRGAFTTLLPHLATAEAGILPEEVELRVLAMAANLYASPDGKLFDANKSAACVARAEALLANHDDPEVRCQLRMAEVACGFYLGEAERITHGSGRLSEALVGVKDPALRLLAEDACAHEAALRGEATAATRRFRDVAQGAARMGYAFLEARNLAFLAQRRLEEACEPSEALQLVRRAREAAYGGRMARGFSFIFAARAEAEALLRLARFTEAETVLDEADAVVEELRWTPLYLTVTRARLYLLTGRYSGLRRLARHLTAYDGTIQRALTGAYAQFAESLADLAEGRALRAAEGFAAAGQRVLELGGWPYLRRECLLYETYARVYACQRDEGRVLLRRARAFLERMPSAWHSALLHRFEALLHVLDGRTAEARELLQASLGTFSLTGDLCMAVYTRHLLALLARMDGDPAAGELLAASEAELHRVGMAVHQQHFIHYVAHEPSVGVDPATASEGRRLGAEALVVPFERLSVRGMGAPLIQRELMAVVEGLFPQSAPRLEELDSQGQATPVAGESSVPATESVEFGDGCGRRLRLGVAGTLPPDGRALLTALSRLGGFAMEVATLRGFAQSDLPADTTSGEDTRDADVPGFIAASPAMKRLRADLASLSSSRATVIVTGESGAGKELVARALHALSARSQQPYVAFNCAAVPRDLFEGQLFGHRRGAYTGAATDHPGVIRAAHGGTLFLDEIGELPLEVQPKLLRFLENGEVFPLGETRPVEVDVRVVAATHRDLSQLVREGRFREDLYYRLQVVPVRVPPLRERREDVVALARHFVRQLTPQGMDPPQLGPDAIAALMAHPWPGNVRELRNVIERSMAYGPFPAVLGAEQMRIAG from the coding sequence ATGGCGGCGGTGGGACTGGCGTACCTCCAACGCTGGGGCCGCGAGGACAGCCGGGGCGCCTTCACCACGCTGTTGCCGCACCTGGCCACCGCGGAGGCCGGCATCCTCCCTGAAGAGGTGGAGCTGCGCGTGCTCGCGATGGCGGCCAACCTCTACGCGTCTCCGGACGGCAAGCTGTTCGACGCGAACAAGTCCGCCGCGTGCGTGGCGCGCGCGGAGGCCCTGCTGGCCAACCACGATGACCCGGAGGTGCGCTGCCAGTTGCGCATGGCCGAGGTGGCCTGCGGCTTCTACCTGGGCGAGGCGGAGCGCATCACCCACGGCTCCGGGCGGCTCAGCGAGGCGCTGGTGGGCGTCAAGGACCCGGCGCTGCGGCTGCTGGCCGAGGACGCCTGCGCGCACGAAGCGGCCCTGCGCGGCGAGGCCACCGCGGCCACGCGCCGCTTCCGCGACGTCGCGCAGGGCGCGGCGCGCATGGGCTACGCCTTCCTGGAGGCGCGCAACCTGGCCTTCCTCGCCCAGCGCAGGTTGGAAGAAGCCTGTGAGCCGTCCGAGGCGCTCCAATTGGTGCGCCGCGCGCGCGAGGCCGCCTACGGCGGGCGCATGGCCCGGGGCTTCTCCTTCATCTTCGCCGCGCGCGCGGAGGCCGAGGCCCTGCTGCGGCTGGCGCGCTTCACGGAAGCCGAGACGGTGTTGGACGAAGCGGACGCCGTGGTGGAGGAGCTGCGCTGGACGCCGCTCTACCTGACGGTGACGCGCGCGCGGCTGTACCTGCTCACGGGCCGGTACTCCGGCCTGCGCCGGCTGGCCCGGCACCTGACGGCGTACGACGGCACCATCCAGCGGGCCCTCACGGGCGCCTACGCCCAGTTCGCGGAGTCACTGGCGGACCTGGCCGAGGGCCGCGCGCTGCGCGCCGCCGAGGGCTTCGCCGCCGCCGGTCAGCGCGTCCTGGAGCTGGGCGGCTGGCCCTACCTGCGCCGCGAGTGCCTGCTGTATGAGACGTACGCGCGCGTCTACGCGTGCCAGCGCGACGAGGGCCGCGTGCTGCTGCGGCGGGCTCGCGCCTTCCTGGAGCGCATGCCGTCGGCGTGGCACTCCGCCCTGCTCCACCGCTTCGAGGCCTTGCTGCACGTGCTGGATGGCCGCACCGCCGAGGCCCGGGAGCTGCTCCAGGCCTCGCTGGGCACCTTCAGCCTCACCGGCGACCTGTGCATGGCCGTCTACACCCGCCACCTGCTGGCGCTGCTGGCGCGCATGGACGGCGACCCCGCCGCCGGCGAGCTGCTGGCCGCCAGCGAGGCGGAGCTGCACCGCGTGGGCATGGCGGTCCACCAGCAGCACTTCATCCACTACGTGGCCCATGAGCCCTCCGTGGGCGTCGACCCGGCCACCGCCAGCGAGGGCCGGCGGCTGGGAGCGGAGGCGCTGGTCGTCCCCTTCGAGCGGCTGTCCGTGCGCGGCATGGGCGCCCCCCTCATCCAGCGCGAGCTGATGGCGGTGGTGGAGGGACTGTTTCCCCAGAGCGCCCCCCGGCTGGAGGAGCTGGACTCGCAAGGCCAGGCCACGCCGGTGGCGGGCGAGTCGTCCGTGCCGGCCACCGAGTCCGTGGAGTTCGGGGACGGCTGTGGCCGGCGGCTCCGGCTGGGCGTCGCGGGCACGCTGCCACCGGATGGCCGCGCGCTGCTGACCGCGCTGTCCCGACTGGGCGGCTTCGCGATGGAGGTCGCCACCCTGCGGGGCTTCGCGCAGTCCGACCTGCCCGCCGACACAACCAGCGGCGAGGACACGCGCGACGCGGACGTCCCCGGCTTCATCGCCGCGTCCCCCGCCATGAAGCGGCTTCGCGCCGACCTGGCGAGCCTGTCCTCCAGCCGCGCGACCGTCATCGTCACCGGTGAGTCCGGCGCCGGAAAGGAGCTGGTCGCCCGAGCGCTCCACGCCCTGTCCGCCCGCTCGCAGCAGCCCTACGTGGCCTTCAACTGCGCCGCCGTGCCCCGGGACCTCTTCGAGGGCCAGCTCTTCGGCCACCGGCGCGGCGCGTACACCGGCGCGGCCACGGACCACCCGGGCGTCATCCGCGCCGCGCACGGCGGCACCCTGTTCCTGGACGAGATTGGCGAGCTGCCCCTGGAGGTCCAGCCCAAGCTGCTGCGCTTCCTGGAGAACGGCGAGGTCTTCCCCCTGGGCGAGACGCGGCCCGTGGAGGTGGACGTGCGGGTGGTGGCGGCCACGCACCGGGACTTGAGCCAGTTGGTGAGGGAGGGCCGCTTCCGAGAGGACCTCTACTACCGCCTCCAGGTGGTGCCGGTGCGCGTGCCCCCGCTGCGGGAGCGGCGCGAGGACGTGGTGGCGCTCGCCCGGCACTTCGTCCGGCAGCTCACGCCCCAGGGCATGGACCCACCCCAGTTGGGGCCGGACGCCATCGCGGCGCTGATGGCGCACCCGTGGCCCGGCAACGTGCGCGAGCTGCGGAACGTGATTGAGCGGTCGATGGCCTACGGGCCCTTCCCGGCGGTGCTGGGAGCGGAGCAGATGCGCATCGCGGGCTGA
- a CDS encoding glycosyltransferase — protein MARILMAAHPTAGHTNALRAMGGRLRELGHDVAMAVTVPPALPSALMPEPLRYATQLPEALLRDGFRLVPLRPAPASLWYGARITRARGLDELALALKLFTAGMEAQARGIAADIEASGIDVVLADYLMPAALLAARMTRRRYVALYHSALPFPVEGAAPFGSGLPDDAPRDTAWIRAEQRGVELLRGFDARVARAAKALGVSMKTDGLLATPISEDLNLMATTPELEPGLKPLPGPVELTGPCLPKPTLANQDDPVLATLRPGRTHVYVSLGTVFNGQPQVFHAILDGLARHDVDVVVSAGASFERLQSRAGPRTRVFRHVPQVPLLQKVDLVVTHGGNNTVQESLAAGRPMVVVPFGGDQLANARRVERLGMGRAVLPSALSATSIAHALTEVSQARFSTRARALAATLEGVDGTERAVRAVLRLIET, from the coding sequence ATGGCGCGGATTCTCATGGCGGCCCATCCGACGGCGGGACACACCAATGCGTTGCGCGCGATGGGAGGGCGCCTGCGGGAGTTGGGCCATGACGTGGCCATGGCCGTCACGGTGCCTCCGGCGCTTCCTTCCGCCCTGATGCCCGAGCCGCTGCGCTACGCCACCCAGCTCCCCGAGGCACTACTCCGCGACGGCTTCCGGCTGGTCCCCTTGCGGCCCGCCCCTGCTTCGCTCTGGTACGGCGCGCGCATCACCCGCGCCCGGGGATTGGATGAGCTGGCCTTGGCCCTGAAGCTGTTCACCGCCGGCATGGAGGCCCAGGCCCGAGGCATCGCGGCGGACATCGAAGCCTCCGGCATCGACGTGGTGCTGGCGGACTACCTCATGCCCGCGGCGCTGCTCGCGGCCCGGATGACGCGGCGGCGATACGTCGCGCTGTATCACTCCGCCCTCCCCTTCCCTGTCGAGGGCGCGGCCCCGTTCGGCAGCGGCCTCCCGGATGACGCGCCTCGCGACACCGCGTGGATTCGGGCCGAACAGCGAGGCGTCGAGCTGCTGCGAGGCTTCGACGCTCGCGTCGCCCGGGCGGCGAAGGCGCTGGGCGTCTCGATGAAGACCGACGGCCTGCTGGCGACCCCCATCTCCGAGGACCTCAACCTGATGGCGACCACGCCCGAGCTGGAGCCCGGCTTGAAGCCATTGCCCGGCCCCGTGGAGCTGACGGGCCCGTGCCTCCCGAAGCCCACGCTCGCGAACCAGGACGACCCCGTGCTCGCTACCCTCCGGCCCGGGCGCACGCACGTCTACGTGTCACTGGGCACGGTGTTCAACGGCCAGCCGCAGGTCTTCCACGCGATTCTGGATGGGCTCGCACGCCACGACGTGGACGTCGTGGTCAGCGCGGGCGCCAGCTTCGAGCGGCTCCAATCCCGCGCGGGCCCCAGAACGCGGGTGTTCCGCCACGTGCCACAGGTGCCCCTGCTCCAGAAGGTGGACCTGGTGGTGACGCACGGCGGGAACAACACCGTGCAGGAGTCGCTCGCGGCCGGACGGCCCATGGTCGTCGTCCCCTTCGGCGGCGACCAGCTCGCGAACGCGCGGCGCGTGGAGCGGCTCGGCATGGGCCGCGCCGTGCTTCCCTCCGCGCTGAGCGCGACCTCCATCGCCCACGCGCTCACCGAAGTGTCACAGGCCCGCTTCTCCACGCGGGCCCGCGCGCTCGCCGCGACGCTGGAGGGCGTGGACGGAACAGAGCGCGCGGTCCGGGCCGTGCTTCGACTCATCGAGACATGA
- a CDS encoding COX15/CtaA family protein: protein MTHAASSRRFQAFSLGVLAFTLVVILWGAFVRATGSGAGCGDHWPVCNGEVIPREPSVQTLIEYTHRLTSGLVMILALALYVWARRGHAKGHPVRSAAAWALFFMVTEALVGAGIVLLKYVADNASVGRALWMGVHLVNTFLLVGAQTLVIWFARGRAALSLRGQGLPGALMGLSILGLLVLGVSGAIAALGDTLFPSTTLAEGLRQDVSETAHILIRLRVLHPLIAVGMGAFLVVASRWVARLRPSEDVRRAASAITVLYAVQLGAGVTNLLLLAPVWMQLVHLLLADFVWMSVVVMCASGLAADAPRLVAETAPASSAEPV from the coding sequence ATGACCCACGCTGCCTCGTCCCGCCGGTTCCAGGCCTTCAGCCTGGGGGTGCTCGCCTTCACGCTGGTCGTGATTCTGTGGGGGGCCTTCGTGCGCGCCACGGGCTCCGGCGCGGGCTGTGGTGACCACTGGCCGGTGTGCAACGGCGAGGTCATCCCCCGCGAGCCCAGCGTCCAGACGCTCATCGAGTACACGCACCGGCTGACGAGCGGCCTGGTGATGATTCTGGCGCTGGCGCTCTACGTCTGGGCGCGGCGGGGCCACGCCAAGGGCCATCCGGTGCGGAGCGCGGCGGCCTGGGCCCTGTTCTTCATGGTGACGGAGGCGCTGGTGGGCGCCGGCATCGTCCTCTTGAAGTACGTGGCGGACAACGCGTCGGTGGGCCGGGCGCTCTGGATGGGCGTGCACCTGGTGAACACCTTCCTCCTGGTGGGCGCGCAGACGCTGGTCATCTGGTTCGCCCGGGGCCGGGCGGCGCTGAGCCTGCGCGGCCAGGGGCTGCCGGGCGCGCTGATGGGCCTGAGCATCCTGGGGCTGCTGGTGCTGGGCGTCAGCGGCGCCATCGCCGCGCTGGGCGACACGCTCTTCCCCTCCACCACGCTGGCGGAGGGCCTGCGCCAGGACGTGTCCGAGACGGCGCACATCCTCATCAGGCTGCGCGTGCTGCATCCGTTGATCGCCGTGGGGATGGGCGCGTTCCTGGTGGTGGCCTCACGCTGGGTGGCGCGGCTGCGGCCGTCCGAGGACGTGCGGCGCGCGGCGTCCGCCATCACGGTGCTGTACGCGGTGCAGTTGGGCGCGGGCGTCACGAACCTCCTCCTGCTGGCGCCGGTGTGGATGCAGCTCGTGCACCTGCTGCTGGCGGACTTCGTGTGGATGTCCGTGGTGGTGATGTGCGCGTCGGGCCTCGCGGCGGATGCGCCCCGGCTCGTGGCCGAGACGGCGCCCGCGTCGAGCGCCGAGCCCGTCTGA
- a CDS encoding glycine betaine ABC transporter substrate-binding protein — translation MRAWVVVCCLLASACGRSSAPGEGTPTVRVGSKKFTESVILGEAVTQLARSTGAKVTHRRELGGTAVLWEALRRGELDVYPEYTGTLRQELLSGRHLPDDAALREALAESGLRMSEPLGFNNTYALGMKEAEAQRLGIRSISDLKKHPELRFGFSNEFMDRADGWPALRSRYQLPQRDVRGLDHDLAYRGMESGALQLTDLYSTDAEILAYGLRVLEDDLHHFPAYDAVLLYRDDLASRAPDALSAMLRLEGRVSEEDMVKLNAQARLERVPEGRVAADFLGRALGVTSEVRGEGLVSRVWKRTREHLFLVGVSLLGAVLLAVPLGVVAARRPRLGRGVLGLTGVIQTVPSLALLVVMIPLLGIGSRPAIAALFLYSLLPIVRNTAAGLAGIPLEVRESAEALGLPARARLWRIDLPMAAPSILAGVQTAAVINVGTATLGALVGAGGYGQPILTGIRLDDVRLILEGAVPAAALALLASGLFDGVERLVVPKGLRLGAAARSR, via the coding sequence GTGAGGGCCTGGGTGGTGGTGTGTTGCCTGCTCGCGAGTGCCTGTGGACGGTCCTCGGCCCCTGGAGAGGGGACGCCCACCGTGCGCGTGGGTTCCAAGAAGTTCACCGAGTCCGTCATCCTGGGCGAGGCGGTGACCCAGCTCGCGCGGAGCACGGGGGCGAAGGTGACGCACCGGCGGGAGCTGGGCGGCACGGCGGTGCTGTGGGAGGCGCTGCGGCGGGGCGAGCTCGACGTGTATCCCGAGTACACGGGCACGTTGCGACAGGAGCTGCTGTCGGGCCGCCACCTGCCGGACGATGCGGCGCTGCGCGAGGCGCTGGCGGAATCCGGTCTGCGGATGAGCGAGCCGCTGGGCTTCAACAACACGTATGCGCTGGGCATGAAGGAGGCGGAGGCGCAGCGGCTGGGCATTCGAAGCATCTCCGACTTGAAGAAGCACCCGGAGCTGCGCTTCGGTTTCAGCAATGAGTTCATGGACCGCGCGGATGGATGGCCCGCGCTGAGAAGCCGCTACCAGCTTCCCCAGCGAGACGTGCGCGGGCTCGACCATGACCTGGCGTATCGAGGAATGGAGAGCGGGGCGCTCCAGCTCACGGACCTGTACTCCACGGACGCGGAGATTCTGGCGTACGGGCTGCGGGTCCTGGAAGACGACCTGCACCACTTCCCCGCCTACGACGCCGTGCTGCTGTACCGCGACGACTTGGCGTCACGCGCGCCCGACGCCTTGTCCGCGATGCTTCGCCTGGAAGGTCGCGTGTCCGAGGAGGACATGGTGAAGCTCAACGCGCAGGCGCGGCTGGAGCGCGTGCCGGAGGGGCGTGTGGCCGCGGACTTCCTGGGCCGCGCGTTGGGCGTCACCTCGGAGGTGCGCGGTGAGGGGCTGGTTTCCCGCGTGTGGAAGCGCACGCGCGAGCACCTGTTCCTCGTGGGCGTGTCCTTGCTGGGGGCGGTGCTGCTCGCCGTGCCGTTGGGCGTGGTGGCCGCGCGGCGGCCTCGGCTGGGGCGGGGTGTGCTGGGGCTGACGGGGGTCATCCAGACCGTGCCGTCGCTGGCGTTGTTGGTGGTGATGATTCCGTTGCTGGGGATTGGCTCGCGCCCGGCGATCGCGGCGCTGTTTCTCTACAGCCTGTTGCCCATCGTGCGGAACACGGCGGCCGGGCTGGCGGGAATCCCCTTGGAGGTTCGCGAGTCGGCGGAGGCCCTGGGGCTGCCCGCGCGAGCACGGCTGTGGCGCATCGACCTGCCCATGGCCGCGCCGTCCATCCTCGCGGGGGTCCAGACGGCGGCGGTCATCAACGTGGGCACGGCCACCCTGGGCGCGCTCGTGGGCGCGGGCGGCTACGGCCAGCCGATTCTCACGGGCATCCGGCTGGATGATGTGAGGCTCATCCTGGAGGGCGCCGTCCCCGCCGCGGCGCTGGCGCTGCTCGCCAGCGGCTTGTTCGACGGGGTGGAGCGCCTCGTGGTGCCCAAGGGGTTGCGACTGGGGGCGGCCGCGCGTTCACGCTGA
- a CDS encoding mechanosensitive ion channel family protein — MRRSLALLLLLLLPLPGFALNGGLGEPPADVDRRTPMATAAGFLDTAHARDAVRAPHYLSLSHLPPEQQAAEGLRLAKRLVFVLDRMLWLDFANISQKPEGDSPDSVYESLGQIPLPRGSVDIRLQRVDAPEGPVWVVSEDTVRAIDTLFTVYGSPMVEKLPPFLFVRPVWVLELWQWLGLSVLLVGAWLAGRLAEAVVLRVGARAAGMTASGWDDQFVAAAKGPLRHPVAAVMVASCTRLLLFPPPAQHLVDVISRSVVIVAVAWFLVRFVRLAAGFVEDRVGTEGQNVARVRGLRTQLAVMRRVIECAIVLVAGSLLLLQFEAVRNVGVSLLASAGIAGLVLGLAAQKSISTLLAGIQLSITQPVRIGDTVIVEGEWGWVEEITLTYIVVKVWDLRRLVVPMSHFLDKPFQNWSKVSPDILGTAEIYADFRTNVPAARAELERIVATDGKGLWDGKVVRLQVTDCTERTIKLRALVSASDSGKAWDLRCVVREKFIEYLQKQPHGLPMLRAEASHTSAQEGAAVTLGVVPLGGGAAGANTVVPASRRQD, encoded by the coding sequence ATGCGCCGTTCGCTCGCCTTGCTCCTGCTGTTGCTGCTGCCCCTGCCGGGGTTCGCGCTGAATGGAGGTCTGGGCGAGCCACCCGCGGACGTGGATCGCCGCACGCCCATGGCCACGGCGGCAGGCTTCCTGGACACCGCGCATGCGCGAGACGCGGTGCGTGCGCCCCACTACCTGTCGCTGTCACATCTGCCGCCGGAGCAGCAGGCGGCGGAGGGCCTGCGGCTGGCGAAGCGGCTCGTCTTCGTGCTGGACCGGATGCTGTGGCTGGACTTCGCGAACATCAGCCAGAAGCCGGAAGGCGACTCGCCCGACTCCGTCTACGAATCGCTGGGACAGATTCCATTGCCGCGGGGCTCGGTGGACATCCGCCTGCAGCGCGTGGACGCCCCGGAGGGGCCGGTCTGGGTGGTCAGCGAGGACACGGTGCGCGCCATCGACACGCTCTTCACGGTGTACGGCTCGCCCATGGTGGAGAAGCTGCCGCCGTTCCTCTTCGTCCGGCCGGTGTGGGTGCTGGAGCTGTGGCAGTGGCTGGGCCTGAGCGTGTTGCTCGTGGGCGCGTGGCTCGCGGGCCGGCTGGCGGAGGCGGTGGTGTTGCGGGTGGGCGCGCGTGCGGCGGGCATGACGGCGTCAGGGTGGGATGACCAGTTCGTGGCGGCGGCGAAGGGCCCCTTGCGTCACCCGGTGGCCGCGGTGATGGTGGCGTCCTGCACGCGGCTGCTGCTGTTCCCGCCGCCCGCGCAGCACCTGGTGGACGTGATTTCGCGTTCGGTCGTCATCGTGGCGGTGGCGTGGTTCCTCGTGCGCTTCGTGCGGCTGGCCGCGGGCTTCGTGGAGGACCGCGTGGGCACGGAGGGGCAGAACGTGGCCCGGGTGCGCGGGCTGCGCACGCAGTTGGCCGTCATGCGCCGGGTCATCGAGTGCGCCATCGTGCTGGTGGCGGGCTCGTTGCTGCTGCTCCAGTTCGAGGCGGTGCGCAACGTGGGCGTGTCGCTGCTGGCCTCGGCGGGCATCGCGGGCCTGGTGCTGGGCCTCGCCGCGCAGAAGTCCATCTCCACGCTGCTGGCGGGCATCCAGCTCTCCATCACCCAGCCGGTGCGAATCGGCGACACCGTCATCGTGGAGGGCGAGTGGGGCTGGGTGGAGGAAATCACCCTCACGTACATCGTCGTGAAGGTGTGGGATTTGCGCCGGCTGGTGGTGCCGATGAGCCACTTCCTCGACAAGCCCTTCCAGAACTGGAGCAAGGTGTCGCCGGACATCCTGGGCACGGCCGAAATCTACGCGGACTTCCGCACCAACGTGCCGGCCGCGCGCGCGGAGCTGGAGCGCATCGTCGCGACGGACGGCAAGGGGCTCTGGGACGGCAAGGTCGTCCGGCTCCAGGTGACGGACTGCACCGAGCGCACCATCAAGCTGCGCGCCCTGGTGAGCGCGTCGGATTCGGGCAAGGCGTGGGACCTGCGCTGCGTGGTCCGCGAGAAGTTCATCGAGTACCTCCAGAAGCAGCCGCACGGCCTGCCGATGCTCCGCGCCGAGGCCTCCCACACGAGCGCGCAGGAGGGCGCCGCCGTCACGTTGGGCGTGGTGCCCCTGGGCGGTGGCGCGGCGGGCGCGAACACCGTGGTGCCAGCGAGCAGGCGTCAGGACTGA
- a CDS encoding ATP-binding cassette domain-containing protein, which translates to MYELQDVSKSYGSMQALHPLSLTLPTGRTTVLLGPSGCGKSTLLRLLNGLLPPDTGRVLFDGKPLPAEGEALLAVRHRVGYALQGGGLFPHLTGEENVTLMAHHLRWPATKLRERLESLVELTRFPTDALARYPSQLSGGQRQRVALMRALMLDPDVLLLDEPLGALDPLVRHELQGDLRGIFARLRKTVVLVTHDLAEAGFLGDSILLMREGRVVQQGRLADLEARPADDFVTRFIQAQRPLPGGGTEGSA; encoded by the coding sequence GTGTACGAGCTTCAGGACGTCTCCAAATCCTACGGGTCGATGCAGGCCTTGCATCCGCTCAGCCTGACGCTGCCCACGGGACGCACCACGGTGCTGCTCGGGCCCAGCGGCTGTGGCAAGTCGACGTTGTTGCGGCTGCTCAATGGCTTGTTGCCGCCGGACACCGGCCGCGTGCTCTTCGATGGGAAGCCCTTGCCCGCGGAGGGCGAGGCGCTGCTCGCGGTGCGGCACCGCGTGGGGTACGCGCTCCAGGGCGGCGGCCTCTTTCCGCACCTCACGGGCGAGGAGAACGTCACCCTCATGGCCCACCACCTGCGCTGGCCCGCCACGAAGCTGCGCGAGCGGCTGGAGTCCCTGGTCGAGCTGACGCGCTTCCCCACGGACGCGCTGGCGCGTTATCCCTCGCAGCTCTCAGGGGGGCAGCGTCAGCGGGTGGCGTTGATGCGCGCGTTGATGTTGGACCCGGACGTGCTGCTGCTGGACGAGCCGTTGGGGGCCTTGGATCCGCTGGTGCGTCACGAACTGCAGGGCGACCTGCGCGGCATCTTCGCGCGCCTGCGCAAGACGGTGGTGCTGGTGACGCATGACCTGGCCGAGGCGGGCTTCCTGGGTGACAGCATCCTCCTGATGCGAGAGGGGCGGGTGGTGCAGCAGGGACGGCTCGCGGACCTGGAGGCACGGCCCGCGGATGACTTCGTCACGCGCTTCATCCAGGCGCAGCGGCCCCTGCCCGGTGGCGGAACGGAGGGCTCGGCGTGA
- a CDS encoding DUF4142 domain-containing protein — translation MAGRLGSAGGVVVLAAMLGGAPFVGLAPRAEASQARQTRDVLAERDLLLARLALFDASAIASANLALEKSANPQVRQFALRMVEDHRRHLDSLKQWGSSPSMDVVVADLVQPRVTQGQGVGGSGGDDQSMPMQRADARIERGVSEAQQHLAALRKAQGEDFDKAFLKRVVEDQEQGLHLVKQAQADYKNDGGFTLMLDRTGNLADRHLQRARGLEESFE, via the coding sequence ATGGCTGGAAGGCTTGGCAGTGCGGGCGGCGTGGTGGTCCTGGCGGCCATGCTGGGGGGCGCTCCCTTCGTGGGGCTCGCGCCCCGGGCGGAGGCGAGCCAGGCGCGGCAGACGCGGGACGTGTTGGCGGAGCGGGATTTGCTCCTGGCGCGGCTCGCCCTCTTCGACGCGAGCGCCATCGCGTCCGCGAACCTGGCGCTGGAGAAGTCGGCCAATCCACAGGTGCGTCAGTTCGCCCTCCGGATGGTCGAGGACCACCGCAGGCACCTCGACTCGCTGAAGCAGTGGGGCAGCTCTCCGTCCATGGATGTCGTGGTGGCGGACCTCGTCCAGCCCAGGGTCACGCAGGGGCAGGGCGTGGGGGGCTCGGGCGGCGACGACCAGAGCATGCCGATGCAGCGCGCGGATGCGCGCATCGAGCGCGGGGTGAGCGAGGCGCAGCAGCACCTGGCAGCGCTTCGGAAAGCGCAGGGCGAGGACTTCGACAAGGCCTTCTTGAAGCGCGTCGTCGAGGACCAGGAGCAGGGGCTCCACCTGGTGAAGCAGGCGCAGGCGGACTACAAGAATGACGGGGGCTTCACGCTCATGCTCGACAGGACGGGGAACCTCGCTGACCGCCACTTGCAGCGGGCGCGAGGGCTGGAAGAGTCCTTCGAGTGA